In one Neobacillus sp. CF12 genomic region, the following are encoded:
- the rpmG gene encoding 50S ribosomal protein L33, with the protein MSKKVILACVDCGSRNYSTNANQLQSERLELKKYCKTCASHTIHRETK; encoded by the coding sequence ATGAGTAAAAAGGTTATTCTGGCATGTGTTGACTGTGGATCACGCAATTACTCAACCAATGCAAATCAGCTGCAATCAGAACGATTGGAATTGAAGAAGTATTGCAAAACATGCGCCTCCCATACAATCCACCGAGAAACAAAGTAA
- the sigH gene encoding RNA polymerase sporulation sigma factor SigH, giving the protein MGTDFGEKSNELFLSMEDEEIVDQVHQGNSEALDYLIHKYRNFVRAKARSYFLIGADKEDIVQEGMIGLYKAIRDFREDKLTSFKAFAELCITRQIITAIKTATRQKHIPLNSYVSLDKPIYDEESDRTLMDVLSGTKVLDPEELIINQEEFDHIEVKMTELLSDLERKVLALYLDGQSYQEISEELNRHVKSIDNALQRVKRKLERYLEIREFSL; this is encoded by the coding sequence TTGGGTACAGACTTCGGGGAAAAAAGCAACGAGCTATTTTTATCAATGGAAGATGAGGAAATTGTAGATCAAGTGCACCAGGGTAATAGTGAGGCTTTGGATTATTTAATCCACAAATATCGAAATTTTGTACGTGCAAAGGCAAGGTCCTACTTCCTAATCGGGGCAGATAAAGAAGATATTGTTCAAGAAGGAATGATTGGACTTTATAAGGCAATTCGTGATTTTCGTGAAGACAAACTAACCTCTTTTAAAGCGTTTGCAGAGTTGTGTATCACCAGACAAATCATCACTGCGATTAAAACGGCAACAAGGCAAAAGCATATACCATTAAATTCCTATGTTTCATTGGACAAGCCTATCTATGATGAAGAATCAGACCGCACATTAATGGATGTGCTTTCTGGAACAAAGGTTCTTGATCCAGAAGAATTGATTATTAATCAAGAAGAATTTGACCACATAGAAGTTAAAATGACTGAATTATTAAGCGACTTGGAGCGAAAGGTTTTGGCGTTATATCTTGATGGACAATCATATCAAGAAATCTCAGAAGAACTCAATCGTCATGTTAAATCAATTGATAATGCCCTGCAACGTGTGAAAAGGAAATTAGAACGGTATTTAGAAATTAGAGAGTTTAGTCTTTAA
- a CDS encoding NYN domain-containing protein: MDILLVDGYNIIGAWPELRALRDHDLPAARDRLVERMAEYQAYSGYHVIVVFDAYYVQGTEKKYRNHKVEVIFTKENETADERIERLAITLNNRRTQIHVATSDFTEQWAIFGQGALRKSARELLIEMSSIEKGIEKKVKKIQEKRPVSKIPISNEVAEIFEKWRRGEK; encoded by the coding sequence ATGGATATCTTGCTTGTCGACGGTTATAACATTATTGGGGCATGGCCGGAACTAAGGGCACTAAGGGACCACGATTTGCCAGCGGCCCGGGATCGTTTAGTAGAAAGGATGGCAGAATATCAAGCATATTCTGGTTATCATGTCATTGTAGTATTTGACGCCTACTATGTACAAGGAACAGAGAAGAAGTATAGGAACCATAAAGTAGAGGTTATTTTTACGAAAGAAAATGAAACAGCAGATGAGCGGATTGAAAGATTGGCGATTACCTTAAATAATCGAAGAACGCAAATCCATGTGGCTACTTCTGATTTTACAGAACAATGGGCTATTTTTGGACAAGGCGCCCTAAGGAAATCCGCTCGAGAACTGCTTATTGAGATGTCCTCTATAGAAAAGGGAATAGAAAAAAAGGTAAAAAAAATTCAAGAAAAAAGACCAGTCTCAAAAATACCGATTAGTAACGAAGTGGCAGAAATTTTTGAAAAATGGCGCAGAGGTGAAAAGTAA
- the rlmB gene encoding 23S rRNA (guanosine(2251)-2'-O)-methyltransferase RlmB: protein MNENKDYIIGKNPVMEALRSERDINKILIAESSQRGQMQPLIQLAKEANVIVQFVPKKKIDQISDENHQGVLAYVAAYQYAELDDLFAAADKKNEPPFFLLLDEIEDPHNLGSIMRTADAVGAHGIIIPKRRAVGLTATVAKASTGAIEHIPVVRVTNMARTIDELKERGIWIAGTDASGKQDYRQFDGTMPLGLVIGSEGKGMGRLVRDKCDFLINLPMAGKVTSLNASVAAALLMYEVYRRRHPLEG, encoded by the coding sequence ATGAATGAAAACAAGGATTATATCATTGGGAAAAATCCAGTTATGGAGGCACTAAGGTCAGAAAGGGATATTAATAAAATATTGATTGCAGAATCCTCCCAGCGTGGTCAGATGCAGCCGCTAATTCAATTAGCGAAAGAAGCCAATGTTATCGTTCAATTTGTCCCAAAGAAGAAAATTGACCAGATATCCGATGAAAATCATCAAGGGGTTCTTGCTTATGTTGCAGCCTACCAATATGCAGAGTTAGATGATTTATTTGCAGCTGCAGATAAGAAGAACGAACCTCCTTTCTTCTTGTTATTAGATGAGATCGAGGATCCCCATAATCTAGGATCCATTATGCGTACAGCAGATGCAGTTGGGGCCCATGGAATTATTATTCCAAAACGAAGAGCGGTTGGATTAACCGCTACAGTAGCAAAAGCGTCAACAGGTGCCATCGAACATATCCCAGTTGTACGTGTTACAAATATGGCAAGAACCATTGATGAATTAAAGGAGCGCGGTATTTGGATAGCAGGTACCGACGCAAGTGGAAAACAGGATTATCGACAATTTGATGGTACGATGCCACTTGGGCTTGTGATTGGGAGCGAAGGTAAAGGAATGGGACGTCTAGTTAGAGATAAATGTGATTTCCTTATTAACCTGCCGATGGCTGGAAAGGTAACATCATTAAATGCGTCTGTTGCAGCAGCGTTACTAATGTATGAGGTATACCGCAGGCGGCATCCTCTAGAGGGATAG
- a CDS encoding Mini-ribonuclease 3 produces MLDYQEKVNANQLNSLALAYVGDAVYEIYVRRHLLQSGKVKPNHLHREGTKYVSAKAQCRVLFSMMDEKLLSEEELAVVMRGRNAKSGTVPKNTDVQTYHYSTAFEALMGFLYLNEKIERLEELILKSFEFVEDKKGGISE; encoded by the coding sequence ATGCTTGATTACCAAGAAAAAGTAAACGCCAATCAATTGAATAGTCTTGCGCTAGCTTATGTAGGTGACGCTGTTTATGAGATTTATGTCAGGCGTCACCTCCTGCAAAGCGGGAAGGTTAAGCCGAACCATCTTCACCGTGAGGGAACAAAGTATGTTTCTGCAAAAGCACAGTGCCGAGTGCTATTTAGCATGATGGATGAAAAACTCCTGTCAGAGGAAGAGTTGGCTGTGGTTATGCGCGGACGCAATGCTAAATCTGGAACAGTTCCAAAAAATACGGATGTTCAAACCTATCATTATAGTACTGCTTTTGAAGCGCTAATGGGATTTTTGTATTTAAATGAGAAAATAGAACGACTAGAAGAACTTATCTTGAAGTCCTTTGAATTTGTTGAAGATAAGAAAGGAGGAATAAGCGAATGA
- the cysS gene encoding cysteine--tRNA ligase, whose protein sequence is MAIQLYNTLTRRKEEFVPLEEGKVKMYVCGPTVYNYIHIGNARPAIVFDTVRRYFEYRGYDIQYVSNFTDVDDKLIRAANQLGEDVPTIADRFINAYFEDVSALGCKQADIHPRVMENMDIIIDFIAQLIEKGYAYESEGDVYFRTRNFDDYGKLSHQSIDDLQVGARIEIGEKKQDDLDFALWKAAKEGEIYWESPWGIGRPGWHIECSAMAKKYLGETIDIHAGGQDLTFPHHENEIAQSEALSGKTFARYWMHNGYINIDNEKMSKSLGNFVLVHDIIKAHNPQVLRFFMLSVHYRNPINYSEELLESTKAAFERITTSYQNLKHRKESSTDLTNNNHEWLEKIAVLQEEFIKAMDDDFNTAKAISVLFDLSKLANYYLLEKNTSLEVIDKFTNQFEELFSVLGLSFDTTEMLDEEIDALIEKRIQARKDRNFQLSDQIRDQLKEMNIILEDTPQGTRWKRG, encoded by the coding sequence ATGGCCATTCAGCTTTATAATACATTAACCCGAAGAAAAGAAGAATTTGTCCCTCTTGAAGAAGGAAAAGTAAAAATGTATGTTTGTGGTCCGACTGTCTATAATTATATTCATATCGGTAATGCACGCCCGGCAATTGTTTTTGATACCGTTCGCCGCTATTTTGAATACCGAGGATACGACATCCAATATGTATCTAACTTTACGGATGTAGATGATAAATTAATCCGCGCCGCTAATCAGCTTGGAGAGGATGTCCCAACCATTGCTGACCGTTTCATTAATGCCTATTTTGAAGATGTATCAGCATTAGGCTGCAAACAAGCGGATATCCATCCTCGTGTAATGGAAAACATGGATATTATCATTGATTTTATTGCACAACTCATTGAAAAAGGCTACGCGTATGAATCAGAAGGAGATGTCTATTTCCGGACAAGAAATTTTGATGATTACGGGAAACTCTCTCATCAATCGATTGATGACCTGCAGGTTGGTGCTAGAATCGAGATTGGTGAAAAGAAACAGGATGATTTAGACTTTGCATTATGGAAAGCAGCAAAAGAGGGAGAAATCTACTGGGAAAGTCCTTGGGGAATTGGTCGCCCGGGATGGCATATAGAGTGCTCAGCGATGGCAAAAAAATACCTTGGGGAAACCATTGATATTCATGCCGGCGGTCAGGATTTAACTTTCCCGCACCATGAAAATGAAATTGCTCAATCTGAGGCGCTATCTGGAAAAACCTTTGCCCGCTATTGGATGCATAATGGATATATTAATATTGATAATGAAAAGATGTCAAAATCCCTTGGGAACTTTGTACTTGTCCATGACATTATCAAGGCGCATAATCCACAGGTGTTACGATTCTTTATGCTGTCGGTTCATTACCGTAATCCAATCAACTACAGCGAGGAGTTATTGGAAAGCACAAAGGCAGCCTTTGAGCGTATAACAACTTCCTATCAAAATCTAAAGCATCGCAAGGAATCAAGTACAGATTTAACAAATAATAATCATGAATGGCTTGAGAAAATAGCTGTTTTACAAGAAGAGTTTATTAAAGCGATGGATGATGATTTTAATACTGCAAAAGCCATTTCCGTCCTATTTGATCTTTCGAAGCTTGCCAATTATTATTTATTGGAAAAAAATACCTCATTAGAAGTCATTGATAAATTTACCAATCAATTTGAGGAACTATTTAGTGTATTAGGCCTAAGTTTTGATACAACTGAAATGTTAGATGAAGAAATAGATGCCCTTATAGAAAAAAGAATTCAGGCTCGTAAAGACCGTAACTTCCAACTTTCTGACCAGATTAGAGATCAATTAAAGGAAATGAATATTATTTTAGAAGATACTCCTCAGGGTACAAGATGGAAAAGAGGCTAA
- the cysE gene encoding serine O-acetyltransferase: MFKRMKEDIEVVFEQDPAARSYLEVVLTYSGLHAIWAHRIAHAFFKKKFYFLARVISQISRFFTGIEIHPGAKIGRRFFIDHGMGVVIGETCEIGDNVTVFQGVTLGGTGKEKGKRHPTIKDNALIATGAKVLGSITIGENSKIGAGSVVLKEVPPNSTVVGVPGRVVIQDGKKITRDLDHCNLPDPIADRIREMQIELIDLKEELIELKKERTKVNGHSAL, encoded by the coding sequence ATGTTTAAAAGGATGAAGGAGGATATTGAAGTTGTTTTTGAGCAAGACCCGGCAGCGAGAAGTTACTTAGAAGTAGTTCTAACATATTCAGGCCTACACGCCATTTGGGCCCACCGCATTGCGCATGCATTTTTTAAAAAGAAGTTTTATTTCCTTGCACGGGTAATTTCTCAGATTAGTCGCTTCTTCACAGGTATTGAAATTCATCCTGGTGCAAAAATAGGCAGGAGATTTTTTATAGATCACGGTATGGGTGTTGTTATTGGAGAAACCTGTGAAATTGGTGATAACGTAACAGTGTTTCAAGGTGTAACACTTGGAGGAACGGGAAAAGAGAAAGGTAAACGTCATCCAACGATAAAAGATAATGCATTAATTGCGACAGGCGCAAAGGTTCTTGGTTCCATAACGATTGGTGAAAACTCAAAAATTGGTGCAGGTTCCGTTGTTTTAAAGGAAGTACCTCCTAATTCAACGGTTGTTGGAGTTCCAGGCAGGGTAGTGATTCAAGATGGAAAGAAAATAACGAGAGACCTAGATCATTGCAACCTTCCTGACCCTATTGCAGATCGGATTAGAGAGATGCAAATTGAACTGATTGATTTGAAAGAAGAGTTAATTGAATTGAAAAAAGAAAGGACTAAAGTAAATGGCCATTCAGCTTTATAA
- the gltX gene encoding glutamate--tRNA ligase, with translation MSNEVRVRYAPSPTGHLHIGNARTALFNYLFARNQGGKFIIRIEDTDKKRNIAGGEESQLKYLKWLGMDWDESVDVGGEYGPYRQSERNDIYQIYYNQLLENGHAYKCYCTEAEIEAEREEQTERGETPHYSGKCRHLTAEERAKLESEGREPSIRILVPEGRTFTFDDMVKGTVSFESEGMGDWVIIKKDGTPTYNFAVTIDDYLMKISHVLRGDDHISNTPKQLMVYEALGWEPPIFGHMTLIVNESRKKLSKRDESIIQFIEQYEELGYLPEALFNFITLLGWSPSGEEEIYSKDEFINIFDANRLSKSPALFDTNKLTWMNNQYMKKIDVDTVLKLSLPHLVKAGRLSENLTDEEHQWAKSLVSLLQEKMSFGAEIVELSDMFFKEEAEYEEDAKEVLTGETVPEVLKAFSEELEKLENFKADEIKGAMKAVQKSTGQKGKNLFMPIRAAVSGQTHGPDLPQAIELLGKAKVQNRIKKIIG, from the coding sequence ATGTCAAATGAAGTTCGTGTAAGGTATGCTCCAAGTCCTACTGGACATTTACATATTGGGAATGCCCGTACAGCATTATTTAATTATTTGTTTGCACGCAATCAAGGCGGCAAGTTTATTATTCGTATTGAAGATACAGATAAGAAGAGGAATATTGCTGGCGGAGAAGAAAGCCAATTAAAGTACCTTAAATGGTTGGGTATGGATTGGGATGAAAGTGTTGATGTCGGTGGTGAATATGGTCCTTATAGACAATCGGAAAGAAATGATATTTATCAGATCTACTACAATCAATTACTAGAGAACGGTCATGCCTATAAATGCTACTGCACAGAAGCTGAAATAGAAGCTGAGCGGGAAGAGCAGACAGAAAGGGGCGAGACTCCTCATTATTCTGGAAAATGCCGTCACTTAACTGCCGAGGAACGTGCAAAATTAGAAAGTGAAGGCCGCGAGCCAAGTATTCGAATATTGGTACCAGAAGGAAGAACCTTCACTTTTGATGATATGGTAAAAGGGACTGTATCCTTTGAGTCTGAAGGAATGGGCGATTGGGTCATCATTAAAAAGGATGGGACACCAACTTATAATTTTGCGGTAACGATCGATGATTATTTAATGAAAATATCCCATGTACTTCGAGGAGATGATCATATCTCCAACACTCCTAAGCAGCTTATGGTTTATGAAGCATTAGGCTGGGAGCCGCCCATCTTTGGTCACATGACTCTAATTGTCAATGAAAGCAGAAAGAAGTTAAGTAAGCGAGATGAATCGATTATTCAATTTATCGAGCAATATGAAGAATTAGGCTATCTGCCAGAAGCCTTATTTAACTTTATTACTTTACTGGGCTGGTCTCCATCAGGTGAAGAAGAGATTTATTCAAAAGACGAGTTTATTAACATTTTTGATGCCAATCGCTTATCTAAGTCACCTGCTTTATTTGATACAAATAAGCTTACATGGATGAACAACCAATATATGAAAAAAATTGATGTTGATACAGTATTAAAGTTGTCCTTGCCACATCTAGTGAAAGCAGGACGGTTAAGTGAGAACTTAACTGATGAAGAGCATCAATGGGCAAAGAGTTTAGTTTCATTGTTACAGGAAAAAATGAGCTTTGGTGCAGAGATTGTAGAGCTTTCGGATATGTTTTTTAAAGAGGAAGCAGAATACGAAGAGGATGCCAAGGAAGTGTTAACAGGGGAGACAGTTCCAGAAGTACTAAAAGCATTTTCTGAAGAACTTGAAAAGCTGGAAAATTTTAAAGCCGACGAAATAAAGGGTGCGATGAAGGCAGTACAAAAATCGACAGGGCAAAAAGGTAAAAATCTGTTTATGCCAATTCGGGCAGCTGTTTCCGGTCAAACACATGGTCCAGATCTACCTCAAGCCATCGAACTTTTAGGAAAAGCAAAAGTTCAAAATAGAATTAAAAAAATTATTGGTTAA
- the ispF gene encoding 2-C-methyl-D-erythritol 2,4-cyclodiphosphate synthase has protein sequence MFRIGQGFDVHQLTEGRPLIIGGITIPYEKGLLGHSDADVLLHTITDACLGAIGEGDIGRHFPDTDPEFKDADSAKLMEHVWQLVKDRGYELVNADCTIIAQKPKMAPYIQQMKERIAELLNASPEQINVKATTTEKLGFTGRGEGIASQAVVLLKKK, from the coding sequence ATGTTTCGTATCGGACAAGGCTTTGATGTACACCAATTAACGGAGGGGCGTCCGCTGATTATAGGCGGCATTACGATCCCATATGAAAAAGGACTGCTGGGTCATTCAGATGCAGATGTGTTATTGCATACCATCACGGATGCATGTCTTGGAGCAATTGGAGAAGGCGATATTGGCAGGCATTTTCCTGATACAGATCCGGAATTTAAAGACGCGGATTCAGCAAAGCTTATGGAGCATGTATGGCAGCTTGTCAAAGATAGAGGATATGAATTGGTCAATGCGGATTGTACAATCATTGCCCAAAAGCCAAAGATGGCTCCTTATATCCAGCAAATGAAAGAGAGAATTGCTGAGTTACTCAATGCATCACCTGAACAAATCAATGTGAAGGCTACCACAACAGAGAAACTAGGCTTTACAGGCCGTGGTGAAGGAATCGCCTCACAGGCCGTAGTGTTGTTAAAAAAGAAATAA
- the ispD gene encoding 2-C-methyl-D-erythritol 4-phosphate cytidylyltransferase, which translates to MTYQVIIPAAGQGKRMGAGKNKLLLELNHIPVIIHTLRVFEEDELCEGIILAIHPQDEEEFKSLLEKYQIKKVLALVPGGKERQDSIYYALKAVKSDGIILVHDAARPFILKKHIHRLLDTAQITGAAIIGVPAKDTMKTVRDHMVMATVERSSLWAVQTPQAFHFSLLYRAYEKAVKDCYIGTDDSSLVERISHPVTMVEGDYDNIKLTTQEDLFFAEAIVKKRQGSF; encoded by the coding sequence ATGACTTATCAAGTCATTATCCCGGCGGCGGGTCAGGGAAAGAGAATGGGAGCAGGAAAAAATAAGCTTCTATTAGAACTAAATCATATACCTGTAATTATTCATACCTTAAGAGTATTTGAAGAAGATGAATTATGTGAAGGCATCATTTTAGCTATACATCCACAGGATGAAGAGGAGTTCAAATCCTTACTAGAGAAGTATCAGATAAAGAAAGTGCTTGCCTTAGTTCCAGGTGGAAAAGAACGTCAGGATAGCATTTATTATGCATTAAAAGCAGTGAAAAGCGATGGAATTATACTTGTTCATGATGCCGCTCGTCCTTTTATTCTCAAGAAACATATTCACCGATTACTAGATACAGCACAAATAACAGGTGCAGCAATCATTGGAGTGCCAGCAAAAGATACCATGAAAACAGTACGTGATCATATGGTAATGGCAACTGTCGAAAGATCTAGCTTGTGGGCTGTTCAAACCCCACAAGCTTTTCATTTTTCCCTTTTGTATAGGGCATATGAAAAGGCAGTGAAGGATTGCTATATTGGTACAGATGATTCAAGTTTGGTTGAGCGAATCTCTCATCCAGTCACGATGGTTGAGGGGGATTATGATAACATCAAGCTTACCACGCAGGAAGACTTATTTTTTGCAGAAGCAATAGTAAAGAAAAGACAAGGGAGTTTTTGA
- a CDS encoding PIN/TRAM domain-containing protein has translation MLKRIVQACFLITGGTLGILLIPQLLKLINFDDIPIISNSYVAAIIGAIIFYLITFWAVDYVLEFIKWAEDSLVKIPVTDVIFGSIGLIFGLLVAFLIGFALNAVQVPILNAVAPILLTLLFGYLGFQVGFKKRDELLNLFGSRGKKKSGEEDTEKAEGQSLKILDTSVIIDGRVADICQTGFLEGTIVIPRFVLEELQHIADSSDVLKRNRGRRGLDILNRIQKELAIKVEIYEGDFDEIQEVDSKLVKLAKITNGMLVTNDFNLNKVCELQNVSVLNINDLANAVKPVVLPGEELSVQVIKDGKEYHQGVAYLDDGTMIVVEEGREYIGKRIDVLVTSVLQTSAGRMIFAKPKLLEKAL, from the coding sequence ATGTTAAAACGTATTGTGCAAGCCTGTTTTCTCATAACCGGGGGTACCCTTGGAATATTGTTGATTCCACAATTGCTAAAATTAATTAATTTTGATGACATTCCAATAATCAGTAACTCATATGTCGCGGCTATTATAGGTGCAATTATTTTTTATCTTATTACTTTTTGGGCAGTAGATTATGTGCTTGAGTTTATTAAATGGGCGGAAGATTCACTGGTGAAAATCCCGGTAACTGATGTGATTTTTGGCAGTATAGGTTTAATTTTTGGCCTATTAGTAGCCTTTTTAATTGGTTTCGCTCTTAATGCTGTTCAAGTACCTATCCTAAATGCTGTTGCCCCTATTTTGCTGACATTATTGTTTGGTTACCTTGGCTTTCAGGTAGGATTTAAAAAGAGAGATGAGCTCTTAAATCTCTTTGGAAGCCGTGGAAAGAAGAAGTCTGGAGAAGAAGATACAGAAAAAGCCGAAGGTCAATCGCTAAAGATTCTAGATACAAGTGTTATCATTGATGGACGTGTCGCGGATATCTGTCAAACAGGATTTTTAGAAGGAACGATTGTCATTCCTCGTTTTGTGCTTGAGGAATTACAGCATATTGCAGATTCCTCGGATGTTCTAAAACGAAACCGTGGGAGACGTGGATTGGATATCCTCAATCGTATTCAAAAGGAACTTGCGATTAAAGTAGAGATTTATGAAGGCGATTTTGATGAAATACAAGAAGTGGACAGCAAGTTAGTGAAACTAGCAAAGATTACGAACGGCATGCTTGTTACAAATGACTTTAATCTTAATAAAGTATGTGAATTACAGAATGTTTCTGTTTTGAATATCAATGATCTGGCTAATGCTGTAAAACCGGTGGTACTGCCTGGTGAAGAGTTATCTGTCCAAGTAATCAAGGATGGTAAGGAATATCACCAAGGAGTAGCATACCTAGATGATGGAACCATGATTGTGGTTGAAGAGGGAAGAGAATATATCGGAAAAAGAATTGATGTTCTTGTTACGAGTGTTCTTCAGACTTCTGCAGGAAGAATGATATTTGCAAAACCAAAATTACTGGAAAAGGCACTTTAG
- the disA gene encoding DNA integrity scanning diadenylate cyclase DisA, giving the protein MENRRLGEQTVSEVLQFLAPGTPIREGIDNVLRANTGGLIVVGYNEKVKSIVDGGFQINCPFSPSYLYELAKMDGAIILNEQGNTILIANAQLVPDSEISASETGMRHRTAERVARQTKALVIAISQRRNVITLYQGNFRYALKDISVILTKANQAIQMLEKYKAVLERSIASLSILEFEESVTYNDFLLVLHRFEMVLKIKNELITYLNELGTEGRLIRLQMNEILTDLEEETSNIIKDYAFDRNVKAKDVLKRMQALTSNGTLDDTVILKLMGYQGYIPLDENKHPRGYRILNKIPRLPLVIIENIITSFGEFSNIIAATVEELDDVEGIGEIRAKKIKEGLKLIKERLYTERQL; this is encoded by the coding sequence ATGGAAAATAGAAGGCTGGGTGAACAAACCGTAAGCGAAGTTTTACAGTTTCTTGCCCCAGGTACACCGATTCGTGAAGGTATCGATAATGTACTAAGGGCTAATACCGGTGGGCTAATTGTTGTTGGTTACAATGAAAAGGTCAAAAGCATCGTGGATGGCGGCTTTCAAATTAATTGTCCCTTTTCGCCTAGTTATTTATATGAATTAGCAAAAATGGACGGTGCAATCATTCTAAATGAACAGGGTAATACCATTCTTATTGCAAATGCCCAACTTGTTCCAGATTCTGAAATATCTGCATCTGAAACAGGTATGCGCCATAGGACTGCTGAACGGGTTGCCAGACAAACAAAAGCACTAGTGATTGCCATTTCTCAAAGGCGAAATGTCATAACCTTATATCAAGGCAATTTTCGCTATGCCTTGAAAGATATATCTGTCATCTTAACAAAAGCAAATCAGGCCATACAAATGCTCGAAAAGTATAAAGCAGTCCTTGAAAGAAGTATTGCCAGTTTAAGTATCCTAGAGTTTGAGGAATCAGTAACCTACAATGATTTCCTTCTCGTCCTTCATCGATTTGAAATGGTTCTTAAAATTAAAAATGAACTCATAACCTATCTAAATGAACTAGGTACAGAGGGCAGGCTTATACGTCTGCAAATGAACGAAATCCTGACAGACCTAGAAGAAGAGACATCAAATATTATTAAGGATTATGCATTTGATAGAAATGTCAAAGCAAAGGATGTACTCAAACGAATGCAGGCCTTAACGAGTAATGGAACATTAGATGATACAGTTATATTGAAACTAATGGGGTACCAAGGCTACATACCGCTGGATGAAAATAAGCATCCACGGGGTTATCGGATACTTAACAAAATTCCGCGCTTGCCCCTTGTAATCATAGAAAACATTATTACAAGCTTTGGTGAGTTTTCAAACATCATTGCTGCTACCGTTGAAGAACTAGATGATGTTGAAGGAATCGGAGAGATCCGAGCAAAAAAGATTAAGGAGGGATTGAAATTAATTAAAGAGCGGCTATATACGGAAAGACAGTTATAG